One Thermodesulfobacteriota bacterium DNA segment encodes these proteins:
- a CDS encoding cobalamin-binding protein, with protein sequence MKYKSPISIILFITAFFLSANPVYAAKILTDQMGRKMTIPDHPQRVVSLAPSITEIFYALGQQDRLVGVTRFSDYPEAAKKLPQVGSYVHLDLEKIVSLKPDLCVGIKDGNPKFVVNRLESLNIPVYAVNPINLKTVMKTITEIGAFLNASSNAQSVVQDMKSRIQKVKHKIARATGRPRVFFQIGIAPIVSVGTHTFAHELIELAGGKNLSKGPTPYPRFSKEKVLSLRPEVFIITSMSRNAIFEQVKKEWSKWPSIPAVRDQRIHLEDSNLFDRPTPRLVDGLENLARRIHPELFESEP encoded by the coding sequence ATGAAATATAAATCACCGATCTCAATCATCCTGTTTATCACCGCATTTTTCCTTTCGGCAAATCCGGTATATGCAGCAAAAATTTTAACCGATCAGATGGGACGAAAGATGACCATCCCGGACCACCCCCAACGGGTGGTATCGCTGGCACCGAGTATTACCGAAATTTTCTATGCCCTCGGGCAGCAGGATAGGCTGGTGGGAGTCACCCGATTCAGCGATTATCCAGAGGCGGCAAAAAAGCTTCCCCAAGTCGGCTCCTATGTTCACCTGGATCTGGAAAAAATTGTAAGCTTAAAGCCCGATCTTTGTGTGGGCATCAAGGATGGCAACCCGAAATTTGTGGTCAACCGGCTGGAATCGCTGAACATCCCCGTGTATGCGGTGAATCCCATCAACCTGAAAACCGTTATGAAAACCATCACTGAAATTGGTGCATTTTTAAATGCCAGCAGCAATGCCCAATCAGTGGTCCAGGACATGAAATCCAGAATACAGAAAGTCAAACACAAAATAGCCAGAGCAACCGGTCGTCCCCGTGTCTTTTTCCAGATTGGAATTGCGCCGATCGTGTCGGTGGGCACCCATACATTTGCCCATGAGCTGATCGAGCTGGCCGGCGGCAAAAATCTTTCCAAGGGCCCAACTCCCTATCCCCGTTTCAGCAAGGAAAAGGTGCTATCGCTGCGCCCAGAAGTTTTTATCATTACCTCCATGTCTAGAAATGCCATATTCGAGCAGGTAAAAAAAGAATGGAGCAAATGGCCCAGCATACCTGCTGTCAGAGACCAACGCATTCACCTTGAAGACTCCAACCTTTTTGACCGCCCCACCCCACGACTGGTGGACGGACTGGAAAATCTGGCACGACGGATCCATCCTGAATTATTCGAGTCTGAACCTTAA